Proteins encoded by one window of Parus major isolate Abel unplaced genomic scaffold, Parus_major1.1 Scaffold396, whole genome shotgun sequence:
- the FBXO41 gene encoding F-box only protein 41, protein MASLDLPYRCPRCGEHKRFRSLSSLRAHLEYNHTYETLYVLSKTNSICDAAVFPLAADGALLTPAARRDYFESTSFQGKDQRFSCDLVPAEELEPAPSSSPSPRYVHEIEIPLSEIFTRGKAVAPAPTAPAAMDAAYEEGLARLKIRAFEKLEVDKRLEKLTEEVEQKIASQVGRLQVELDRKSSELEKAKQESLRLSREKQELEDRASELSRQVDVSVEMLASLKQDLVQKEQELTRKQQEVLQIDQFLKETAAREANAKVRLQHFIEELLDRADRAEKQLQIISSSCGTTPNGSLGRCGTPAGRAITRARERHPGPAVAVAGPYGNQRSSSSTGASSRPKAVSQSSGCYDSDSAEPCPTDDTADGHPYPGRGSGLRRQAIQNWHRRPYRNSTEGEEGDVSDVGSRTTESEAEGWEPEAPGSAASRAAGSCRLTVATDARPEGSKVCRLERGSPGHSSEVISPEILKMRAALFCIFTYLDTKTLLRAAEVCKDWKFVARHPAVWTRVLLENARVSSKFLAMLSQWCTQMHSLTLQNLKPRQRGKKESKEDYMKSTRGCLEAGLESLLKATGSNLLILRISHCPNVLTDRSLWLASCYCRALQAVTYRSSTDPVGHEVIWALGAGCRDIISLQVAPLHPCQQPTRFSNRCLQMIGRCWPHLRALGVGGAGCGVQGLASLARNCMRLQVLELDHVAEINQEVAAEMCREGLKGLEMLVLTSTPVTPKALLHFNSE, encoded by the exons atgGCCTCGCTGGACCTGCCGTACCGCTGTCCGCGCTGCGGGGAGCACAAGCGCTTCCGCAGCCTGTCCTCGCTGCGCGCACACCTGGAGTACAACCACACCTACGAGACCCTCTACGTGCTCTCCAAGACCAACAGCATCTGCGATGCCGCCGTGTTCCCGCTGGCCGCCGACGGGGCCCTGCTGACCCCGGCCGCCCGCAGGGACTACTTTGAGAGCACCTCCTTCCAGGGCAAGGACCAGCGCTTCTCCTGCGACCTGGTCCCCGCCGAGGAGCTGGAGCCGGCCCCGTCCTCGTCGCCCTCGCCCCGTTATGTCCACGAGATCGAGATCCCTCTGAGCGAGATCTTCACCCGGGGCAAGGCCGTGGCGCCCGCGCCCACAGCGCCGGCCGCCATGGACGCGGCCTACGAGGAGGGCCTGGCCCGCCTGAAGATCCGCGCCTTCGAGAAGCTGGAGGTGGACAAGAGGCTGGAGAAGCTGACGGAGGAGGTGGAGCAGAAGATCGCCTCGCAGGTGGGCCGGCTCCAAGTGGAGCTGGACCGCAAGAGCTCGGAGCTGGAGAAGGCCAAGCAGGAGAGCCTGAGGTTGAGCCgggagaagcaggagctggaggaccGGGCGTCGGAGCTGTCCCGCCAGGTGGACGTCAGCGTGGAGATGCTGGCCTCCCTCAAGCAGGACCTggtgcagaaggagcaggagctcacCCGGAAGCAACA ggaggtgctgcagaTTGACCAGTTCCTGAAGGAGACCGCGGCCCGCGAGGCCAACGCCAAGGTGCGGCTGCAGCATTTCATCGAGGAGCTGCTGGACCGCGCCGACCGCGCCGAGAAACAGCTCCAGATCATCAGCAGCAGCTGCGGCACCACCCCGAACGGGAGCCTGGGCCGCTGCGGGACCCCGGCCGGCAGGGCCATCACCCGAGCG agagaGCGGCACCCGGGGCCGGCGGTGGCCGTGGCCGGTCCCTACGGCAACCAGcgctcctcctccagcaccgG AGCCTCCAGCCGGCCCAAGGCCGTGTCGCAGAGCTCGGGCTGCTACGACAGCGACAGCGCGGAGCCGTGTCCCACCGACGACACCGCCGACGGTCACCCGTACCCGGGCCGGGGCTCGGGGCTCCGCCGCCAGGCCATCCAGAACTGGCACCGCCGGCCCTACCGCAACAGCACCGAGGGCGAGGAGGGAGACGTGTCCGACGTGGGCTCCCGCACCACCGAGTCCGAGGCCGAGGGCTGGGAGCCGGAGGCGCCGGGATCCGCCGCGTCCCGAGCCGCCGGCAGCTGCCGCCTGACGG TGGCCACCGATGCCAGGCCCGAGGGGAGCAAGGTGTGCCGGCTGGAGCGGGGCAGCCCGGGCCACTCCAGCGAGGTCATCAGCCCCGAGATCCTCAAGATGCGGGCGGCTCTCTTCTGCATCTTCACCTACCTGGACACCAAGACCCTGCTGCGGGCGGCCGAGGTGTGCAAGGACTGGAAGTTCGTGGCTCGGCACCCGGCCGTGTGGACGCGGGTGCTGCTGGAGAACGCCAGGGTCTCCTCCAAG TTCCTGGCCATGCTGTCCCAGTGGTGCACCCAGATGCATTCCCTCACCCTCCAAAACCTGAAGCCGCGCCAGCGGGGCAAGAAGGAGAGCAAGGAGGATTACATGAAGAGCACACG GGGATGTCTGGAAGCGGGGCTGGAGTCGCTGCTGAAGGCGACAGGCAGCAATCTGCTGATCCTGCGCATCTCCCACTGCCCCAACGTGCTGACCGACCGCTCGCTCTGGCTGGCCAGCTGCTACTGCCGCGCCCTGCAGGCTGTCACCTACCG GAGCTCCACAGACCCCGTGGGCCATGAAGTCATCTGGGCCcttggagcaggctgcagggacaTCATCTCCCTCCAGGTCGCACCTCTGCATCCCTG ccagcagccgACGCGCTTCAGCAACCGCTGCCTGCAGATGATCGGGCGCTGCTGGCCCCACCTGCGGGCGCTCGGCGTCGGAGGGGCCGGCTGTGGTGTGCAGGGCCTGGCGTCCCTAG CCCGGAACTGCAtgaggctgcaggtgctggagctggaccATGTGGCCGAGATCAACCAGGAGGTGGCTGCTGAGATGTGCCGGGAGGGGCTGAAGGGGCTGGAGATGCTGGTGCTGACGTCCACCCCCGTGACCCCCAAGGCCCTGCTGCACTTCAACAGTGAGTGA